A single Stutzerimonas stutzeri DNA region contains:
- a CDS encoding peroxidase-related enzyme (This protein belongs to a clade of uncharacterized proteins related to peroxidases such as the alkylhydroperoxidase AhpD.) — protein MTQSISRFPLIEDLASLPQDVGERILAVQEKAGFVPNVFLMLAHRPDEFRAFFNYHDALMERESDSLSKAEKEMIVVAVSADHGCLYCVVAHGAILRILAKDPLIADQVAVNYRTAPISERQRAMLDFALHLAARRGVLDDAWQARLEAVGFTLSDIWDIGSIAALFGLSNRLVSMARTPPNDEFYLLGRVPKAAAR, from the coding sequence ATGACCCAATCCATCAGCCGTTTTCCACTCATCGAAGACCTTGCCTCGCTGCCGCAGGATGTCGGCGAGCGAATCCTCGCGGTGCAGGAGAAGGCGGGCTTCGTGCCCAATGTGTTCCTGATGCTGGCTCATCGACCCGATGAGTTTCGTGCGTTTTTCAACTACCACGACGCCCTCATGGAGCGTGAATCCGACAGCCTGAGCAAGGCCGAGAAGGAGATGATCGTGGTGGCCGTCAGTGCCGATCACGGCTGTTTGTACTGCGTGGTCGCCCATGGCGCGATTCTGCGAATCCTGGCCAAGGACCCGCTCATCGCCGATCAGGTAGCCGTCAACTACCGCACCGCGCCCATCAGTGAGCGACAACGCGCGATGCTCGATTTTGCCCTTCACCTGGCCGCACGGCGGGGTGTGCTGGATGACGCCTGGCAGGCGCGACTCGAGGCGGTGGGGTTCACGCTGAGCGATATCTGGGACATCGGCTCGATCGCCGCGCTTTTCGGTCTTTCCAATCGCCTGGTTTCGATGGCGCGCACGCCGCCCAACGACGAATTCTATCTGCTGGGCCGCGTGCCCAAGGCTGCCGCTCGTTGA
- a CDS encoding AMP-binding protein has product MSLPSYTCGPQSKPLLAMTIGAAFDRTVERFCDREALVVRHQNLRYTWKQLAEQVDRCARGLLALGLQPGERLGIWSPNNAQWCIAQLASAKVGVVLVNINPAYRLNELEYALKQSGCRWLICADAFKTSDYHAMLHELLPELERSAIGALQSHMLPELRGVISLCDTPVDGMLLWRGLLDMAEQVGPEQLRQCSEQLQFDDPINIQYTSGTTGFPKGATLSHYNILNNGYMVGESLRLTEHDRLVIPVPLYHCFGMVMGNLGCVTHGTTMIYPSAAFEPLAALQAAAEEKATGLYGVPTMFIAMLDHPERPSLDLSHLRTGIMAGSTCPIEIMKRVIDEMHLSEMQIAYGMTETSPVSTQTAADDDLARRVTSVGRTQPHLESKVVDEHNRIVARGQIGELCTRGYSVMLGYWNNPEATASAIDGARWMHTGDLAIMDDDGYLKIVGRNKDMIIRGGENVYPREIEEFLFTHPAVADVQVIGVPDKTYGEEIVAWVKLHPGHDASADDLRVFCKGRIAHFKTPRHFRFVDEFPMTISGKVQKFRMREVSVAELGLAE; this is encoded by the coding sequence ATGAGTCTTCCGAGCTATACCTGCGGACCGCAGAGCAAACCCTTGTTGGCGATGACTATTGGTGCGGCGTTCGACCGGACGGTCGAACGATTCTGCGACCGTGAGGCCTTGGTCGTGCGTCACCAGAACCTGCGCTACACCTGGAAGCAGCTGGCCGAGCAGGTAGACCGCTGCGCACGCGGCCTGCTGGCGCTTGGTCTGCAGCCCGGGGAGCGGTTGGGTATCTGGTCGCCGAACAACGCGCAGTGGTGCATCGCCCAGCTGGCCAGTGCCAAGGTCGGCGTCGTGTTGGTCAACATCAACCCGGCCTATCGCCTCAACGAACTCGAATATGCACTCAAGCAGTCCGGCTGCCGCTGGCTGATCTGCGCCGATGCGTTCAAGACGTCCGACTACCATGCGATGCTCCATGAGCTGCTACCGGAGCTTGAGCGTTCGGCCATCGGCGCCTTGCAGAGCCATATGCTGCCGGAGCTGCGCGGGGTGATCAGCCTGTGCGATACGCCGGTGGACGGCATGTTGCTGTGGCGCGGCCTGTTGGACATGGCTGAACAGGTAGGCCCGGAGCAATTGCGTCAATGCAGCGAGCAATTGCAGTTCGACGACCCGATCAACATCCAGTACACCTCGGGCACCACGGGTTTCCCCAAGGGTGCCACCCTCAGCCACTACAACATTCTCAACAACGGCTATATGGTCGGTGAAAGCCTGAGGCTCACCGAGCACGACCGGCTGGTGATCCCGGTGCCGCTTTATCACTGCTTCGGCATGGTGATGGGCAATCTCGGCTGCGTCACCCATGGCACCACCATGATCTATCCGAGCGCTGCGTTCGAGCCGCTGGCGGCGTTGCAGGCGGCGGCGGAGGAGAAGGCCACCGGCTTGTACGGCGTGCCCACCATGTTCATCGCGATGCTCGACCATCCCGAGCGACCCTCGCTGGATTTGAGTCACCTGCGCACGGGCATCATGGCGGGCTCCACGTGCCCGATCGAAATCATGAAGCGGGTCATCGACGAAATGCACCTGAGCGAGATGCAGATCGCCTACGGCATGACCGAAACCAGCCCGGTGTCCACCCAGACGGCGGCCGACGACGATCTGGCGCGGCGGGTGACCAGCGTCGGTCGAACCCAGCCGCATCTGGAAAGCAAGGTCGTCGACGAGCACAACCGGATCGTTGCACGCGGGCAGATCGGCGAGCTTTGCACGCGCGGGTACAGCGTCATGCTGGGCTATTGGAACAACCCCGAAGCGACCGCTTCGGCCATCGATGGCGCGCGCTGGATGCACACCGGCGACCTGGCCATCATGGATGACGACGGCTACCTGAAGATCGTCGGGCGCAACAAGGACATGATCATTCGGGGCGGTGAAAACGTGTACCCGCGCGAGATCGAGGAATTCCTCTTCACCCACCCGGCGGTCGCGGACGTGCAGGTGATCGGAGTGCCGGACAAGACCTACGGCGAAGAGATTGTCGCCTGGGTGAAGCTCCATCCGGGGCACGATGCCAGTGCCGATGATCTGCGTGTTTTCTGCAAGGGGCGAATCGCGCATTTCAAGACGCCGCGGCATTTCCGGTTCGTCGATGAATTTCCCATGACCATCAGCGGCAAGGTGCAGAAATTCCGCATGCGTGAAGTCAGCGTCGCCGAACTCGGCCTCGCCGAGTAA
- a CDS encoding isovaleryl-CoA dehydrogenase: MNYSGLNFALGETVDMLRDQVRGFVAGELAPRAEAIDRDNLFPHDMWRKFGDMGLLGITIDEEYGGAGMGYLAHVIALEEISRGSASVGLSYGAHSNLCVNQINRNGSPEQKARYLPRLVSGEHIGALAMSEPNAGSDVVSMKLRADRKGDRFVLNGSKTWITNGPDANTYVIYAKTDPDKGAHGITAFIVERDWKGFSRGNKFDKLGMRGSNTCELFFDDVEVPEENVLGVENGGVKVLMSGLDYERVVLAGGPVGIMQACLDVVVPYIHDRKQFGQSIGEFQFIQGKVADMYTQLNASRAYLYTVAQACDRAETTRKDAAGVILYTAEAATQMALQAIQILGGNGYINEFPTGRLLRDAKLYEIGAGTSEIRRMLIGRELFNESK, from the coding sequence ATGAACTATTCCGGCCTCAACTTTGCCCTTGGCGAAACCGTCGACATGTTGCGCGATCAGGTACGCGGTTTCGTTGCCGGCGAACTGGCCCCGCGTGCCGAAGCCATCGACCGCGACAACCTCTTTCCCCACGACATGTGGCGAAAGTTCGGCGACATGGGCCTGCTCGGTATCACCATAGACGAGGAATATGGCGGCGCCGGCATGGGTTACCTGGCGCACGTCATCGCGCTCGAGGAGATCAGCCGCGGCTCGGCGTCGGTCGGCCTGTCCTATGGCGCTCACTCCAACCTTTGCGTCAATCAGATCAACCGCAACGGCAGTCCCGAGCAGAAGGCCCGTTACCTGCCCAGGCTGGTTTCCGGCGAGCACATCGGCGCACTGGCGATGAGCGAGCCGAACGCCGGCTCCGATGTGGTCTCGATGAAGTTGCGCGCCGACCGCAAGGGTGACCGCTTCGTGCTCAACGGCAGCAAGACCTGGATCACCAACGGCCCGGACGCCAACACCTACGTGATCTATGCCAAGACCGATCCGGACAAGGGTGCGCATGGCATCACCGCGTTCATCGTCGAGCGCGACTGGAAGGGCTTCTCGCGCGGCAACAAGTTCGACAAGCTCGGCATGCGCGGCTCCAACACCTGCGAGCTGTTCTTCGATGACGTAGAGGTGCCGGAAGAAAACGTGCTGGGCGTCGAGAATGGCGGCGTCAAGGTTCTGATGAGCGGACTGGACTATGAACGCGTGGTCCTGGCCGGGGGACCGGTGGGCATCATGCAAGCGTGCCTGGACGTGGTCGTGCCCTACATCCATGACCGCAAACAGTTCGGCCAGAGCATCGGCGAATTCCAGTTCATCCAGGGCAAGGTCGCCGACATGTACACCCAGCTCAACGCCAGCCGGGCGTATCTGTATACCGTCGCCCAGGCGTGCGATCGTGCCGAAACGACCCGCAAGGATGCCGCTGGGGTGATCCTCTATACCGCCGAAGCGGCCACCCAGATGGCGCTGCAGGCGATCCAGATTCTCGGCGGCAATGGCTACATCAACGAATTCCCGACCGGCCGCCTGCTGCGTGACGCCAAGCTCTACGAGATCGGCGCGGGCA